In one Yoonia rosea genomic region, the following are encoded:
- a CDS encoding DMT family transporter translates to MTTTPYSARLVGAVVLAMTLIVGGDAAATVLTGAGFPQTFVAWTRFALAALLLAPLCGLMRADLAYLTDWRLYLRAALIVGGIVCILTALKTEPLANVFAGFFVGPVVSYFLSALLLRERITLLRTCLLLVSFAGVLLVVRPGFGMTTGMGFAMLAGFFHGSYLVATRWLAGGFRPRFLLFSQLLIGAVLLSPFAVAPIPDMTLPYLGLITISALGSAGGNLLLVLVNRNTPAGVVAPLIYSQLLAAMAIGWLVFGQWPDGLSLIGLVIIMTAGASSVWFAGRGR, encoded by the coding sequence ATGACAACCACTCCCTATTCCGCCCGTCTGGTTGGTGCGGTCGTTCTGGCGATGACGTTGATTGTCGGCGGGGATGCGGCGGCGACGGTACTGACCGGCGCAGGTTTCCCCCAAACCTTCGTGGCATGGACCCGCTTTGCGCTGGCCGCTTTGTTGCTGGCCCCTCTGTGTGGGCTGATGCGTGCGGATCTTGCATATCTGACGGATTGGCGGCTTTATCTACGCGCAGCCCTGATTGTGGGCGGCATCGTCTGCATTCTGACCGCGCTGAAAACCGAACCGCTGGCCAATGTTTTTGCCGGTTTCTTTGTGGGGCCGGTGGTATCGTATTTCCTCTCGGCGCTCCTGCTGCGCGAACGTATTACCCTGCTGCGGACCTGTCTTTTGCTGGTCAGTTTTGCCGGCGTCCTGCTTGTCGTGCGCCCGGGTTTTGGCATGACCACCGGCATGGGCTTTGCCATGCTGGCGGGGTTTTTCCACGGGTCTTATCTGGTGGCGACCCGCTGGCTCGCCGGGGGGTTCCGCCCGCGGTTCTTGCTGTTTTCACAACTCTTGATCGGAGCGGTTCTGCTCTCGCCTTTTGCAGTGGCCCCCATCCCCGACATGACACTTCCCTATCTGGGGCTGATCACTATTTCAGCGTTAGGATCTGCAGGGGGAAACCTTTTGCTGGTTCTGGTAAACCGCAACACGCCCGCCGGTGTTGTCGCGCCTTTGATTTACAGCCAGCTTCTGGCGGCCATGGCTATTGGGTGGCTGGTTTTTGGCCAATGGCCGGATGGTCTTAGCCTGATTGGTCTGGTCATCATCATGACGGCGGGCGCATCCTCGGTCTGGTTCGCAGGCAGAGGCCGCTAG
- a CDS encoding Hsp70 family protein: MAVLGIDFGTSNTAAGIMAAGRPHLIAVEQGRTTLPTSVFFDYDRKLTTYGSVANAALIEGREGRFMRALKSVLGTPLLRERRQIAYERMTLLEVVARFLQMIRERAEAETGQSFEVALSGRPVRFHSIDAARNAQAEIDLREAYLLAGYKDVAFMYEPEAAALASGPIGRGELGLIVDIGGGTSDFSIFERDGETTRIIASHGVRVGGTDFDRAISIAQVMPLLGRGAEVRNAMGQGRHTAPNAIFNDLATWQKIPFLYTPENRRMAADFAKLGVDPALFARLDTVLEMELGHDIAFAVEAGKIQLNQPDRADVGIDLRVIEPALWARLTQEAMENVLADQAAQIGTCARETLAMADIGPDRITKIVFVGGSSLLTVVEDTMTAVFPQAAHERAEAFTAVADGLAIAASRDLPLSADRRI, from the coding sequence ATGGCGGTTTTGGGCATTGATTTTGGCACCTCGAATACCGCAGCGGGCATCATGGCCGCCGGTCGCCCGCATCTGATTGCGGTGGAACAGGGGCGCACGACACTACCGACTTCGGTGTTTTTTGACTATGATCGCAAGCTCACGACCTACGGGTCTGTCGCCAATGCGGCGCTGATCGAGGGGCGTGAAGGGCGGTTCATGCGGGCGCTGAAATCGGTGCTGGGCACGCCCTTGCTGCGTGAGCGGCGCCAGATTGCCTATGAGCGGATGACGCTATTGGAGGTCGTGGCGCGGTTTTTGCAAATGATCCGTGAACGGGCCGAGGCAGAGACCGGCCAGAGTTTTGAGGTCGCCTTATCAGGGCGCCCGGTGCGGTTTCATTCCATAGATGCCGCCCGCAATGCGCAGGCCGAGATTGACCTGCGCGAGGCCTATCTTTTGGCAGGCTACAAAGACGTGGCGTTTATGTACGAGCCCGAGGCCGCCGCCCTTGCCAGCGGCCCGATCGGTCGTGGTGAATTGGGGCTGATTGTGGATATCGGCGGTGGCACGTCGGATTTTTCCATTTTTGAACGCGACGGGGAAACAACGCGAATTATCGCAAGCCACGGCGTGCGCGTTGGTGGTACCGACTTTGACCGCGCGATCAGTATTGCACAAGTCATGCCGCTATTGGGACGCGGTGCCGAGGTCCGCAATGCGATGGGCCAAGGCCGCCACACGGCCCCGAACGCAATTTTCAACGACCTTGCCACGTGGCAGAAAATTCCTTTTCTCTATACCCCCGAAAACCGGCGGATGGCGGCGGATTTTGCAAAGCTTGGCGTTGATCCCGCGCTATTCGCACGGCTCGATACGGTCCTTGAAATGGAGTTGGGCCATGACATTGCCTTTGCTGTCGAGGCGGGGAAAATCCAGCTCAACCAACCGGATCGCGCGGATGTGGGGATTGATCTGCGCGTGATCGAACCTGCGCTCTGGGCGCGTTTGACCCAAGAGGCGATGGAGAATGTGCTGGCAGATCAGGCCGCACAAATTGGGACCTGCGCGCGCGAAACGCTGGCAATGGCCGATATCGGGCCTGACCGGATTACCAAAATCGTCTTTGTGGGCGGGTCCAGCCTTCTGACGGTGGTCGAGGATACGATGACCGCAGTTTTCCCGCAGGCCGCGCATGAAAGGGCCGAGGCCTTTACCGCCGTTGCGGATGGTCTGGCGATTGCAGCATCCCGCGACTTGCCCCTTTCGGCGGACAGGCGTATCTGA
- the pncA gene encoding bifunctional nicotinamidase/pyrazinamidase gives MTHALLVIDVQNDFCPGGALAVAGGDEIVAGINTAMADFDAVILTQDWHPAGHSSFASTHDAAPMSMIQMPYGPQVLWPDHCIQGTQGAAFHNQLHVDRADLIIRKGYNPAIDSYSAFFENDKTTPTGLEGYLRTRGITTLTLVGLATDFCVNYSAVDAAKLGFDVTVNMALCRAIDFDGSLDAAKDGMAQAGVTLA, from the coding sequence ATGACCCATGCCTTACTCGTAATCGACGTCCAGAATGATTTCTGCCCCGGTGGCGCATTGGCGGTCGCGGGCGGTGATGAGATTGTTGCAGGCATCAACACCGCCATGGCCGATTTCGATGCGGTGATCCTGACACAAGACTGGCACCCTGCAGGCCATTCATCATTCGCTTCCACGCATGATGCGGCCCCGATGAGTATGATACAGATGCCTTATGGGCCTCAGGTGCTCTGGCCTGACCACTGCATTCAGGGCACACAGGGGGCGGCCTTTCATAACCAGTTGCATGTTGACCGCGCTGATCTGATTATCCGCAAAGGATATAACCCCGCGATTGATAGCTATTCGGCCTTCTTCGAGAACGACAAGACCACACCAACGGGGCTGGAAGGCTATTTACGCACCCGTGGGATCACCACCCTCACTCTCGTAGGGTTGGCGACGGATTTTTGCGTAAATTATTCTGCCGTTGATGCGGCCAAGCTGGGGTTTGATGTGACAGTGAACATGGCGCTTTGCCGCGCGATCGATTTTGATGGCTCATTGGATGCAGCCAAGGATGGCATGGCGCAGGCAGGCGTGACACTGGCCTAG